One Phalacrocorax aristotelis chromosome 10, bGulAri2.1, whole genome shotgun sequence genomic region harbors:
- the NLRC3 gene encoding NLR family CARD domain-containing protein 3 isoform X1, with protein sequence MEEAWINRYRKQLVRSISPQFLEEIICYLRRLDLLTAEEAGRAQEASSLPEQVRAVVDILAGKGSYASQSLQTFIETTNSQLYLHITVYEPMVQRHLESLQSYYGNGLETGPLQRLTNLLLVEGLTDIQQKEHDILQIEATKGLQNGSKSIPLEKLFLPLSKVSIPPRISVTIGVAGIGKSTLVKLFVYTWAKGEINRDIIFVLPLTFRELNTYEKLSAERLICSAFPHITEPNCISAGAARTLLILDGLDEFKTPLDFSNTVVCTDPKKEIQVDNLITNIIRGNLLQEASVWVTSRPTAASQIPGGLVDRMTEIRGFRAAEMKDFLDQMFLDNRDLSSQVLHHIRANRSLHVMCTVPGFCWISGSSIGYYLKNSTDQSQETIVAPKTLSEIYSYYFKMALSSNWLEKPRETPRIEQVVNNSKKIVSSLGRLAFYGLLKKKYVFYEQDMKAYGIDLSLLQSSLCSRLLLKEEMQSFTAYYFFHLTIQEFLAAIYYYTAAKRAIFDLFTESGMSWPKLGFLNHFKSAVQRSLQAEDRQLDIFVRFLSGLLSPQVNKLLAGWLLVKDEHDSFRSQAISFLQGCLNTNYVISSRTVNTMHCLYEIQHTETAKTVEEAMKNESLAGMLTPMNCSALAYLLQVSDVCMEETNLSNCLTYNVCESLLSQLLFCHNLRLDNNQFKDNVMELLGSMLSVKDCQIQKLSLAENQISNKGAKALARSLMVNRSLTVLDLRSNSIGPTGAKALADALKKNQVLLSLNLQHNIIKEDGATFLAEALLTNHRLTTLHLQKNAIGAHGARKIAEALKQNCSLKELILSSNSVGDNGSVALAEALKVNRSLQSLDLQSNSISSPGVTALTEALCSNKGLINLNLRENSISKDGGPAIACALRTNSTLRKLDLAANLLCDEGGKAIALAMKENRALTSLHLQWNFIQAKAATALAQALQSNSSLASLDLQENAIGDEGMAALSAALKVNTTLADLHLQVASVGAAGAQALAEALMVNKSLQILDLRGNSIGVTGAKAMANALKVNRSLRRLNLQENSLGMDGAICIATALKGNHGLTYVNLQGNRIGQSGAKMISDAIRTNSPDCIVDV encoded by the exons ATGGAAG AGGCTTGGATCAATCGCTACCGCAAGCAGCTGGTGAGGTCCATCTCGCCGCAGTTCCTGGAGGAGATCATCTGCTACCTGCGGAGGCTGGACCTCCTCACAGCGGAGGAGGCTGGCCGGGCACAGGAGGCAAGCTCCCTGCCCGAGCAGGTGAGGGCGGTGGTGGACATCCTGGCTGGCAAGGGCAGCTACGCATCCCAGTCCCTGCAGACCTTCATTGAGACCACCAATTCCCAGCTCTACCTTCACATCACTGTCTATG AACCCATGGTGCAGAGGCACCTAGAGAGCCTCCAAAGCTACTATGGGAATGGCTTGGAGACAGGTCCCCTCCAGCGGCTCACAAACCTGCTGCTGGTGGAAGGTTTGACCGATATCCAGCAGAAAGAGCATGACATTCTGCAGATTGAAGCCACCAAAGGCCTACAAAATGGATCCAAGAGCATCCCCCTGGAGAAGctcttcctgcctctctccaAGGTCAGCATCCCACCTCGGATCTCTGTCACCATCGGTGTGGCTGGCATTGGCAAAAGCACACTGGTGAAGCTTTTTGTCTACACCTGGGCAAAGGGGGAGATCAACAGGGACATCATCTTTGTGTTGCCCCTCACCTTTCGGGAGCTCAACACCTACGAGAAGCTCTCTGCCGAGAGGCTCATCTGCTCGGCGTTCCCTCACATCACTGAGCCGAACTGCATCTCGGCAGGAGCCGCCAGGACCCTGCTGATCCTCGATGGCTTGGATGAATTCAAGACTCCTTTGGATTTTTCCAACACAGTAGTATGCACTGATCCCAAAAAGGAGATCCAAGTGGACAACCTGATCACTAACATTATACGTGGCAACCTGCTGCAGGAGGCTTCTGTCTGGGTCACGTCCCGGCCAACAGCAGCCAGCCAAATCCCCGGCGGGCTTGTTGACCGGATGACAGAAATACGAGGATTCAGAGCTGCAGAGATGAAGGACTTCTTGGACCAGATGTTCCTTGACAACCGAGACCTATCCAGCCAAGTCCTGCATCACATCAGGGCTAACAGGTCATTACACGTCATGTGCACTGTTCCTGGCTTTTGCTGGATTTCTGGTTCCTCAATCGGCTATTACCTAAAAAACAGCACTGATCAATCCCAAGAAACAATCGTTGCCCCCAAGACCCTGTCAGAAATCTACtcctattattttaaaatggctcTGAGCAGCAACTGGCTGGAAAAGCCAAGAGAAACACCCAGGATTGAGCAGGTTGTGAACAACAGCAAGAAGATAGTGAGCAGCCTGGGCAGACTAGCCTTCTATGGGCTGCTCAAAAAGAAATACGTGTTTTACGAGCAGGACATGAAGGCGTATGGCATTGACCTTtccttgctgcagagcagcttaTGCAGTCGACTCCTACTCAAAGAAGAGATGCAGTCCTTCACAGCCTACTACTTCTTTCACTTAACCATACAGGAGTTTCTAGCAGCTATTTATTATTACACGGCTGCGAAGCGGGCAATATTTGACCTCTTCACAGAGAGTGGGATGTCTTGGCCCAAGTTGGGTTTCCTCAACCACTTCAAGAGTGCTGTTCAGAGGTCACTGCAGGCAGAGGACAGGCAGCTGGACATCTTTGTGCGCTTTCTCTCCGGGCTCCTCTCCCCGCAGGTGAACAAGCTGCTCGCTGGGTGGCTGCTGGTGAAGGACGAGCACGATAGCTTCAGGAGCCAAGCGATCAGCTTCCTCCAGGGCTGTCTGAACACCAACTATGTCATCTCTTCACGAACTGTGAACACCATGCACTGCCTGTACGAAATTCAGCACACAGAGACTGCTAAGACTGTGGAAGAAGCAATGAAGAATGAGAGCTTGGCAGGGATGCTCACCCCCATGAACTGCTCTGCCCTGGCTTATCTCCTGCAGGTCTCTGATGTCTGCATGGAGGAGACAAACCTCTCCAACTGCCTCACCTACAATGTCTGTGAAAGTCTGCTCTCCCAGCTCCTCTTCTGCCACAACCTCAG gctggacaatAACCAGTTTAAGGACAATGTGATGGAGCTGCTGGGCAGCATGCTGAGTGTGAAGGACTGCCAGATCCAGAAGCTCAG cttggcagaaaatcAGATCAGCAATAAGGGAGCCAAAGCGCTGGCCAGGTCACTGATGGTGAACAGGAGCCTGACGGTGCTGGA CCTGCGGAGCAACTCCATTGGCCCCACTGGAGCAAAAGCACTGGCTgatgcacttaaaaaaaatcaagtcctGCTCTCCCTGAA CCTGCAGCACAACATCATCAAGGAGGATGGTGCCACCTTCCTGGCTGAGGCCCTGTTGACCAACCACAGGCTGACAACCCTGCA CCTGCAGAAAAATGCCATCGGAGCCCACGGTGCCAGGAAAATAGCAGAGGCGCTGAAGCAGAACTGCAGCCTGAAGGAGCTGAT ACTCTCCAGCAACTCGGTAGGAGACAATGGCTCGGTTGCCTTGGCTGAAGCTCTGAAGGTGAACCGCAGTCTGCAAAGCCTTGA TCTCCAGAGCAACTCCATCAGCAGCCCTGGGGTCACTGCGCTGACAGAGGCTCTGTGCTCCAACAAGGGACTCATCAACCTCAA CCTGCGGGAGAACTCCATCAGCAAGGATGGGGGCCCCGCCATCGCCTGTGCTCTGCGGACCAACAGCACCCTCAGGAAGCTGGA CTTAGCAGCGAACCTGCTGTGTGACGAAGGCGGCAAGGCCATTGCTTTAGCAATGAAGGAGAACCGGGCACTCACATCCCTCCA CCTGCAGTGGAACTTCATCCAGGCAAAAGCTGCCACGGCGCTGGCACAAGCACTACAGTCCAACAGCAGCCTGGCCAGCCTCGA CTTGCAGGAGAACGCCATTGGAGATGAGGGGATGGCCGCCCTCTCGGCCGCGCTGAAGGTCAACACAACCCTGGCAGATCTCCA CCTGCAGGTGGCTTCAGTTGGTGCAGCTGGTGCCCAAGCCCTGGCCGAAGCCTTGATGGTCAACAAGAGCCTGCAGATCCTGGA cttgCGGGGAAACTCCATTGGTGTGACAGGGGCCAAGGCGATGGCTAATGCATTGAAGGTGAACCGCAGCCTCCGTCGGCTCAA TCTGCAGGAAAACTCCCTGGGCATGGATGGAGCCATCTGCATCGCCACCGCTCTGAAGGGCAACCATGGCCTCACCTATGTGAA cctgcaggGGAACCGCATTGGCCAGTCAGGAGCCAAGATGATCTCTGATGCTATCCGGACAAACTCACCCGACTGTATTGTGGACGTGTGA
- the NLRC3 gene encoding NLR family CARD domain-containing protein 3 isoform X2 — MSQEASDGRGLDQSLPQAAGEVHLAAVPGGDHLLPAEAGPPHSGGGWPGTGGKLPARAEPMVQRHLESLQSYYGNGLETGPLQRLTNLLLVEGLTDIQQKEHDILQIEATKGLQNGSKSIPLEKLFLPLSKVSIPPRISVTIGVAGIGKSTLVKLFVYTWAKGEINRDIIFVLPLTFRELNTYEKLSAERLICSAFPHITEPNCISAGAARTLLILDGLDEFKTPLDFSNTVVCTDPKKEIQVDNLITNIIRGNLLQEASVWVTSRPTAASQIPGGLVDRMTEIRGFRAAEMKDFLDQMFLDNRDLSSQVLHHIRANRSLHVMCTVPGFCWISGSSIGYYLKNSTDQSQETIVAPKTLSEIYSYYFKMALSSNWLEKPRETPRIEQVVNNSKKIVSSLGRLAFYGLLKKKYVFYEQDMKAYGIDLSLLQSSLCSRLLLKEEMQSFTAYYFFHLTIQEFLAAIYYYTAAKRAIFDLFTESGMSWPKLGFLNHFKSAVQRSLQAEDRQLDIFVRFLSGLLSPQVNKLLAGWLLVKDEHDSFRSQAISFLQGCLNTNYVISSRTVNTMHCLYEIQHTETAKTVEEAMKNESLAGMLTPMNCSALAYLLQVSDVCMEETNLSNCLTYNVCESLLSQLLFCHNLRLDNNQFKDNVMELLGSMLSVKDCQIQKLSLAENQISNKGAKALARSLMVNRSLTVLDLRSNSIGPTGAKALADALKKNQVLLSLNLQHNIIKEDGATFLAEALLTNHRLTTLHLQKNAIGAHGARKIAEALKQNCSLKELILSSNSVGDNGSVALAEALKVNRSLQSLDLQSNSISSPGVTALTEALCSNKGLINLNLRENSISKDGGPAIACALRTNSTLRKLDLAANLLCDEGGKAIALAMKENRALTSLHLQWNFIQAKAATALAQALQSNSSLASLDLQENAIGDEGMAALSAALKVNTTLADLHLQVASVGAAGAQALAEALMVNKSLQILDLRGNSIGVTGAKAMANALKVNRSLRRLNLQENSLGMDGAICIATALKGNHGLTYVNLQGNRIGQSGAKMISDAIRTNSPDCIVDV, encoded by the exons ATGTCACAGGAGGCCTCCGATGGAAG AGGCTTGGATCAATCGCTACCGCAAGCAGCTGGTGAGGTCCATCTCGCCGCAGTTCCTGGAGGAGATCATCTGCTACCTGCGGAGGCTGGACCTCCTCACAGCGGAGGAGGCTGGCCGGGCACAGGAGGCAAGCTCCCTGCCCGAGCAG AACCCATGGTGCAGAGGCACCTAGAGAGCCTCCAAAGCTACTATGGGAATGGCTTGGAGACAGGTCCCCTCCAGCGGCTCACAAACCTGCTGCTGGTGGAAGGTTTGACCGATATCCAGCAGAAAGAGCATGACATTCTGCAGATTGAAGCCACCAAAGGCCTACAAAATGGATCCAAGAGCATCCCCCTGGAGAAGctcttcctgcctctctccaAGGTCAGCATCCCACCTCGGATCTCTGTCACCATCGGTGTGGCTGGCATTGGCAAAAGCACACTGGTGAAGCTTTTTGTCTACACCTGGGCAAAGGGGGAGATCAACAGGGACATCATCTTTGTGTTGCCCCTCACCTTTCGGGAGCTCAACACCTACGAGAAGCTCTCTGCCGAGAGGCTCATCTGCTCGGCGTTCCCTCACATCACTGAGCCGAACTGCATCTCGGCAGGAGCCGCCAGGACCCTGCTGATCCTCGATGGCTTGGATGAATTCAAGACTCCTTTGGATTTTTCCAACACAGTAGTATGCACTGATCCCAAAAAGGAGATCCAAGTGGACAACCTGATCACTAACATTATACGTGGCAACCTGCTGCAGGAGGCTTCTGTCTGGGTCACGTCCCGGCCAACAGCAGCCAGCCAAATCCCCGGCGGGCTTGTTGACCGGATGACAGAAATACGAGGATTCAGAGCTGCAGAGATGAAGGACTTCTTGGACCAGATGTTCCTTGACAACCGAGACCTATCCAGCCAAGTCCTGCATCACATCAGGGCTAACAGGTCATTACACGTCATGTGCACTGTTCCTGGCTTTTGCTGGATTTCTGGTTCCTCAATCGGCTATTACCTAAAAAACAGCACTGATCAATCCCAAGAAACAATCGTTGCCCCCAAGACCCTGTCAGAAATCTACtcctattattttaaaatggctcTGAGCAGCAACTGGCTGGAAAAGCCAAGAGAAACACCCAGGATTGAGCAGGTTGTGAACAACAGCAAGAAGATAGTGAGCAGCCTGGGCAGACTAGCCTTCTATGGGCTGCTCAAAAAGAAATACGTGTTTTACGAGCAGGACATGAAGGCGTATGGCATTGACCTTtccttgctgcagagcagcttaTGCAGTCGACTCCTACTCAAAGAAGAGATGCAGTCCTTCACAGCCTACTACTTCTTTCACTTAACCATACAGGAGTTTCTAGCAGCTATTTATTATTACACGGCTGCGAAGCGGGCAATATTTGACCTCTTCACAGAGAGTGGGATGTCTTGGCCCAAGTTGGGTTTCCTCAACCACTTCAAGAGTGCTGTTCAGAGGTCACTGCAGGCAGAGGACAGGCAGCTGGACATCTTTGTGCGCTTTCTCTCCGGGCTCCTCTCCCCGCAGGTGAACAAGCTGCTCGCTGGGTGGCTGCTGGTGAAGGACGAGCACGATAGCTTCAGGAGCCAAGCGATCAGCTTCCTCCAGGGCTGTCTGAACACCAACTATGTCATCTCTTCACGAACTGTGAACACCATGCACTGCCTGTACGAAATTCAGCACACAGAGACTGCTAAGACTGTGGAAGAAGCAATGAAGAATGAGAGCTTGGCAGGGATGCTCACCCCCATGAACTGCTCTGCCCTGGCTTATCTCCTGCAGGTCTCTGATGTCTGCATGGAGGAGACAAACCTCTCCAACTGCCTCACCTACAATGTCTGTGAAAGTCTGCTCTCCCAGCTCCTCTTCTGCCACAACCTCAG gctggacaatAACCAGTTTAAGGACAATGTGATGGAGCTGCTGGGCAGCATGCTGAGTGTGAAGGACTGCCAGATCCAGAAGCTCAG cttggcagaaaatcAGATCAGCAATAAGGGAGCCAAAGCGCTGGCCAGGTCACTGATGGTGAACAGGAGCCTGACGGTGCTGGA CCTGCGGAGCAACTCCATTGGCCCCACTGGAGCAAAAGCACTGGCTgatgcacttaaaaaaaatcaagtcctGCTCTCCCTGAA CCTGCAGCACAACATCATCAAGGAGGATGGTGCCACCTTCCTGGCTGAGGCCCTGTTGACCAACCACAGGCTGACAACCCTGCA CCTGCAGAAAAATGCCATCGGAGCCCACGGTGCCAGGAAAATAGCAGAGGCGCTGAAGCAGAACTGCAGCCTGAAGGAGCTGAT ACTCTCCAGCAACTCGGTAGGAGACAATGGCTCGGTTGCCTTGGCTGAAGCTCTGAAGGTGAACCGCAGTCTGCAAAGCCTTGA TCTCCAGAGCAACTCCATCAGCAGCCCTGGGGTCACTGCGCTGACAGAGGCTCTGTGCTCCAACAAGGGACTCATCAACCTCAA CCTGCGGGAGAACTCCATCAGCAAGGATGGGGGCCCCGCCATCGCCTGTGCTCTGCGGACCAACAGCACCCTCAGGAAGCTGGA CTTAGCAGCGAACCTGCTGTGTGACGAAGGCGGCAAGGCCATTGCTTTAGCAATGAAGGAGAACCGGGCACTCACATCCCTCCA CCTGCAGTGGAACTTCATCCAGGCAAAAGCTGCCACGGCGCTGGCACAAGCACTACAGTCCAACAGCAGCCTGGCCAGCCTCGA CTTGCAGGAGAACGCCATTGGAGATGAGGGGATGGCCGCCCTCTCGGCCGCGCTGAAGGTCAACACAACCCTGGCAGATCTCCA CCTGCAGGTGGCTTCAGTTGGTGCAGCTGGTGCCCAAGCCCTGGCCGAAGCCTTGATGGTCAACAAGAGCCTGCAGATCCTGGA cttgCGGGGAAACTCCATTGGTGTGACAGGGGCCAAGGCGATGGCTAATGCATTGAAGGTGAACCGCAGCCTCCGTCGGCTCAA TCTGCAGGAAAACTCCCTGGGCATGGATGGAGCCATCTGCATCGCCACCGCTCTGAAGGGCAACCATGGCCTCACCTATGTGAA cctgcaggGGAACCGCATTGGCCAGTCAGGAGCCAAGATGATCTCTGATGCTATCCGGACAAACTCACCCGACTGTATTGTGGACGTGTGA